CTGCGCTGGCACGACCTGGGCCACCGGGGCCCCTGCCTTGCGGTGGAAAAGGAGCCGGAGGGCACGGCGCTGCTGGAGCTGGCGCGGTGCAAAGACCCGGAGCTGGCGCACATCCTGCCGCTGTGCATGGACCTGAACGAGCTGCCCGGCACGGGCGAAGAGCATCTGGTGGCGGCCAATCCCCCGTATTTTACCGGCGGGCGCGCCAGCCCCAGCCCCGCGCGGGCCGCGGCCCGGCACGAGGGGGGCTGCACCCTGGAGCAGGTGGCGGCCGCCGCGGCCCGCCTTTTGCGGGACGGCGGGCGCTTTGCGCTGTGCCACCGGCCGGACCAGCTGGCGCGGGTGTGCGCCGCGCTGGCCGCGGCGCGCCTGGAGCCCAAGCGGATCGCCTTTGCAAAGCAGGAGCCGGGCGGCGCGCCCTGGCTGTTTTTGCTGGAGGCGCAGAAGAACCGCCGGCCCGGCCTGCGCTTTGAGCCGGATATCCTGATGGCGGACGAGGCGGGCCGCCCCAGCGCCCAGCTGCAAAAGATTTACAAGGAAGGGATGTGAAGGGCCATGCAGGGCACCCTGTACATCGTGGGGACCCCCATCGGGAACCTGGAGGATCTGACCCCCCGGGCGGCCGCGGCCTTTGGCAGCGCGGATTTTGTTGCCGCCGAGGACACCCGGGTTACCTTAAAGCTGCTCAACCACCTGGGGCTCAAAAAGCCCATGGTGAGCTATTATGAGCACAACCTGAAGGAGCGGGGAGACTATATTTTGAGCCGCATCGAGGCGGGCGAGAGCTGCGCGCTGTGCAGCGACGCGGGCATGCCCGCCATCTCGGACCCGGGCGAGGTGATCGTGCGGGACGCGCTGGCAAGGGGCATCCGGGTGGCGCCGGTGCCGGGGCCCAGCGCCTGCGTGACCGCGCTGGCGGTGAGCGGCCAGGCCACCGGGCGCTTTGTGTTTGAGGGCTTCCTGCCCATGAACGCGCGCCAGCGCAGGGAGCGGCTGGCCGCCCTGGCCGGCGAGGAGCGCACCGTGATCTTTTACGAGGCCCCTCACAAGCTGCGGGCCACCCTGGCGGACCTTGCCGCGGCGTTTGGCCCCGAGCGGGGCGTGACCCTGGCGCGGGAGCTGACCAAGCTGCACGAGGAAGTGGACAAGACCACCCTGGGCGCGGCGGCGGCGCATTATGCGGAGAACGCCCCCCGGGGGGAGTATGTGCTGGTGATGGAGGGCGCGGCGGCCCCCGCGCCTGAGGCGGTGAGCCTGCAGGAGGCGGCGCAGCGCGCCCGCCGCTTGATCGAAGAGGGGCTTTCGCCCACGGCGGCGGCAAAGCAGGCCGCGGCGGGCACCCCCTATTCCAAGAGCGAAGTGTACCGGCTGCTTGCCAGGGAGGGCGAAACATGAAACGAATCCTGATCATGAGCGACACCCACGGTATGGCGAGCGCTTACCGGCGGGTGCTGGCAAGGGAAAAAGAACTGGACGCGCTGATCTTTTTGGGGGACGGGCTGCGGGACCTGGAGGTGGTGGAGGGGCTGCGCCCCCGCCTGCCGGTGTATGCGGTGCGGGGCAACTGCGATTTCAGCGCGCTGGAGCCGGTGGACGGCCTGGCGGCCTTTGGAGGCGTGTGCGTCTATTATACCCACGGCCACCTGTTCGGCGTGAAGTACGATCTGTACCAGCTGGCAGGGCTTGCCCGGGACCGGGGGGCGGACCTTGCCCTGTTCGGCCACACCCATATCCCCGCCCGGGAGCAGTTCGGCGACGTGACCCTGTTTAACCCCGGCAGCGCGGGGATGCCCCGGCACGGGCAGGCCACCTACGGCCTGCTGAGCCTGCCGGGGGGCGGCGCGTTCCAGCTGGAACACAGAGAGGTGCCGGAATTTGAAGAGTACGACTGAGCCGGCGCTGTATCATTTGCAGACGGTGGGCAGCACCA
This window of the Oscillospiraceae bacterium genome carries:
- a CDS encoding tRNA1(Val) (adenine(37)-N6)-methyltransferase is translated as MDYSAETLYNGTGVYVSGAHRFGTDAMLLSAFCRPRRAERAVDLCSGCGIVALRWHDLGHRGPCLAVEKEPEGTALLELARCKDPELAHILPLCMDLNELPGTGEEHLVAANPPYFTGGRASPSPARAAARHEGGCTLEQVAAAAARLLRDGGRFALCHRPDQLARVCAALAAARLEPKRIAFAKQEPGGAPWLFLLEAQKNRRPGLRFEPDILMADEAGRPSAQLQKIYKEGM
- the rsmI gene encoding ribosomal RNA small subunit methyltransferase I; the encoded protein is MQGTLYIVGTPIGNLEDLTPRAAAAFGSADFVAAEDTRVTLKLLNHLGLKKPMVSYYEHNLKERGDYILSRIEAGESCALCSDAGMPAISDPGEVIVRDALARGIRVAPVPGPSACVTALAVSGQATGRFVFEGFLPMNARQRRERLAALAGEERTVIFYEAPHKLRATLADLAAAFGPERGVTLARELTKLHEEVDKTTLGAAAAHYAENAPRGEYVLVMEGAAAPAPEAVSLQEAAQRARRLIEEGLSPTAAAKQAAAGTPYSKSEVYRLLAREGET
- a CDS encoding phosphoesterase — its product is MKRILIMSDTHGMASAYRRVLAREKELDALIFLGDGLRDLEVVEGLRPRLPVYAVRGNCDFSALEPVDGLAAFGGVCVYYTHGHLFGVKYDLYQLAGLARDRGADLALFGHTHIPAREQFGDVTLFNPGSAGMPRHGQATYGLLSLPGGGAFQLEHREVPEFEEYD